The Bradyrhizobium sp. CCBAU 051011 DNA segment GCGAATGATTCCCATGAAGGTCCTGCCATACATCGATTTTTCGCCCCAGGCGCCGTAGGCCTCCAGCATCTGATGTTGCTCGTCCGAGATCAGAGGAACCGAAAGCTGGTGCTTGTCGCGGAAGGACTCCTGGGCCTTCACGGTGTCGGCCGAGACGCCGAGCACCTCCGCGCCCGCATCGGCAAACGCGCTACTGAGTCGCGTGAAGTCGATTGCCTCCCGGGTGCAGCCGGGGGTGTCGGCTCGGGGGTAGAAAAACAACACCAGTTTCTTGCCCGCATAGTCGGCCAGCGACGCGTTGGTGCCGCCGTCCCGCGGCAGGCTGAAGGCGGGCGCCGGCGCGCCCTCGGCCAGCCCGGTTCCGGCAGCCGGTTGGGGCGCAGCCGATTGATTGGATTTTAACGATTTCGATGGGGGCTTGTGCGACGCTTTGGCCGATGCGGTCTTGCTGGTTGCAGTCTTGGCCGTCTTGCCGGTTTTGCCCGCGGGCGTCTTGGCTGCGGTTTTGGCCGCCTTCTTGGCGGCCGTAGTGGCGGTCTTGGCGGCAGGCTTCTTGGCTGGAGGAGCCGGTGCGATGCGGCGGGCGGTCTTTGCGGCGGCCGGTTTTGCGGCTGGCGGCTTGCGGGTCTTGGGGGATGGCTTGGAGGATTTCATGCGCGTTTTCTTGGACATACGCCTTCCTTTCGTCGCTTTCCGCAGATCAACCATTAGGGTATTGCGGGTCTCGCCTTTGACCGTCGGATTCGCTCCGGCTGCTGGGCAACTTTGATGACCCCGGAGTATGGTTACAAGGAATTCGACGCTACACCCGTCCGCTCGTCGATGGGGCCGCCTAATCAGTCCTTGGGCCCGAACACGAGTAACAGTATTAATCGAGGAATGGCAGCGATGCCGGCACAGGAGCGCTCGATACAGATCGAAGAGCGCGTCCTTGGCGGCGATCAACCTCAGCGCCGGCACCGAGAGGCAATGGCTAGGAATACTTCGCCAAAGGGGTCGAATCCGCGTGCCGAGACCCAGCAATGGGACGACGCGGCGGGCTGGGAACAGGACGAGGCCGCCGGCTACCGCGCGCGGCGCCTGTTGTCGCGTTCCGATTCCGGATTTCACCGTGCGGGCGACAGGTTCTCAGCGCTGCGGAGGTGGATGAGCGGCGAACGCTGGGTCAAGCGGCTGGCGATCGTGATCGCCGTGCTGGCGGTGATTTTCATCGGCTGCTTCGGCGGGCTGTGGTGGCGGCTCGGCGCCGGGCCCATCAATCTCGATATCGCGACGCCGTGGCTCGCGGCCGCGATCGAGGAAAATATCGGCCACGGCAATACGGTTGCGGTCGGCGGTACGCAGATCGAGCGGGCCGGACGGATTCGTATAGCGGTGCGTATTCGTGACATCGTGGTCCGCGACCGCGATCAGGTCGTTGTCGCCACTGCGCCGAAGGCCGAGGTGAAACTGTCGGGAACGGCGCTCTTGCTGGGGCGACTGCGCGCCGAAAGCCTCAATCTGGTCGACGCCGAACTCGCGGTACGCATCACGCCGGACGGCCAGGTGACGGTATCCGCCGGCGACACCGCCAAGCCGCTGGCGACGGGCGTTGCCTCCAAGCGCGATGCAGGCATGGCGCCGACATTCCCCCGCCAAGCACCTGCGCCTGTCCAGGGTGCGCCGGCGACGGCTCCCGATCCGACGCAGAACGGATTGCTGGCCGGCCTCGACTGGCTCGACAGCCTCAGCCTGACCGGGCTCGACGGGCAGAACCTGAACGAGATCGGCCTGAAGAACGGCAATCTCGTCGTCGACGACCAGCAGCGCGGCAACAAATGGACGTTCGACAATATCAGTCTCAGCATGCGCCGCCCGAGCAGTGGCGGGGTTGCGGTGAGCCTTGGCGAGGAGGGCGCGCGTCCGTGGTCGCTGAAGGTGGTGGTCGGGCCGCCGCAGAACGGCGTGCGCTCGGTCGATCTTCGCGCCGACAAAGTGCCGGCCGCCAACATCCTGCTGGCGATGCGGGTCAAGGATCTCACCTATGGCGCGGACCTGCCGCTTTCCGGCGAACTGAAAGGCGAATTGGGCCGCGATGGCATCCCGACCTATTTCCGCGGCAAGGTCACCGCGGGCGCCGGGCATCTCATCGATACCGACACGCCGGACTATCCGATGCCGATCGATTCGGCGGAGATGAGCGTGGAGTGGGATGCCGGACGCCGCGTGCTGGTCGCGCCCTTCAAGGTCGTTTCCGGCGCGAACCGGATTACGCTGCTCGGCCATCTTGAGCCGCCGAACGGCGCCACCACCGAATGGCAGGCCGGCCTTAGCGGCGGCACGATCCTGCTGGCCGGCACCGACAATGAACCGCCGTTGATCTTCAACCGCATCTCGATCGGGATGAAGTTCGACACTGACCGGAAACGTGTGCTGCTCACCCAGGCCGATATCAGCAACGGCGAGATTGGCATCGCCGGCACCGGCAGTATCGACTATGCGAACGAGGCTCGCTTGCAGCTTGGTTTTGCGGGTACGCCGATGTCGGCATCCGCGCTGAAGCGGATGTGGCCGATCCTGATCGTGCCCGAAGTGCGCGAATGGGTGATCGAGCGCATCGAGCGCGGCACACTCCAGCGCATCGAAGTCGGCGTCAACTCGCCGGTCCGCAACCTGTCGCGCAAGGGACCGCCGATTCCGGACGATGGCTTGGCCGTCAACATCGTCGCGTCGGGAGTGACGGCGCGTCCGGTCGACGACATGCCGGCGGTCCGCGATGCGGACTTGAAAGCGCGGGTGACCGGGCGCACCGCGACGGTGACGATCGGGCAGGGAATTGCCGACACGCCCGCCGGACGCAAGATCAACATTTCGGATTTCATCTTCGAGGTGCCGGACATGGCGCCGAAGCCGTCACCCTCGCGCGTGAAATTCAGGGTGGATTGCCCGGTGCCGGCCGCGGCCGAGATTCTGGCTTCCGACCGCATCAGCGATCTCTCCGGCACGCTGATCGATCCGAACGCCAGCAAGGGAAACGTTGCCGCCACCATCACGCTCGGCATGCCGGTCAAGGGCTCGATGACCAAGGCCGACACTACCTATACCGTGATTGGCGATCTCAGCGGTTTTGCAGCCGACAAGCTCGTCATGAACCAGAAGCTCGAGGCTAACGCGCTGAAGGTGCTCGCCAAC contains these protein-coding regions:
- a CDS encoding peroxiredoxin produces the protein MSKKTRMKSSKPSPKTRKPPAAKPAAAKTARRIAPAPPAKKPAAKTATTAAKKAAKTAAKTPAGKTGKTAKTATSKTASAKASHKPPSKSLKSNQSAAPQPAAGTGLAEGAPAPAFSLPRDGGTNASLADYAGKKLVLFFYPRADTPGCTREAIDFTRLSSAFADAGAEVLGVSADTVKAQESFRDKHQLSVPLISDEQHQMLEAYGAWGEKSMYGRTFMGIIRTTVLIDANGRIAKIWRNVRVDGHADEVLAAARAI
- a CDS encoding DUF3971 domain-containing protein encodes the protein MPAQERSIQIEERVLGGDQPQRRHREAMARNTSPKGSNPRAETQQWDDAAGWEQDEAAGYRARRLLSRSDSGFHRAGDRFSALRRWMSGERWVKRLAIVIAVLAVIFIGCFGGLWWRLGAGPINLDIATPWLAAAIEENIGHGNTVAVGGTQIERAGRIRIAVRIRDIVVRDRDQVVVATAPKAEVKLSGTALLLGRLRAESLNLVDAELAVRITPDGQVTVSAGDTAKPLATGVASKRDAGMAPTFPRQAPAPVQGAPATAPDPTQNGLLAGLDWLDSLSLTGLDGQNLNEIGLKNGNLVVDDQQRGNKWTFDNISLSMRRPSSGGVAVSLGEEGARPWSLKVVVGPPQNGVRSVDLRADKVPAANILLAMRVKDLTYGADLPLSGELKGELGRDGIPTYFRGKVTAGAGHLIDTDTPDYPMPIDSAEMSVEWDAGRRVLVAPFKVVSGANRITLLGHLEPPNGATTEWQAGLSGGTILLAGTDNEPPLIFNRISIGMKFDTDRKRVLLTQADISNGEIGIAGTGSIDYANEARLQLGFAGTPMSASALKRMWPILIVPEVREWVIERIERGTLQRIEVGVNSPVRNLSRKGPPIPDDGLAVNIVASGVTARPVDDMPAVRDADLKARVTGRTATVTIGQGIADTPAGRKINISDFIFEVPDMAPKPSPSRVKFRVDCPVPAAAEILASDRISDLSGTLIDPNASKGNVAATITLGMPVKGSMTKADTTYTVIGDLSGFAADKLVMNQKLEANALKVLANNAGYQVKGDVKINGQAASLDYRKPSEGDADIRLQATLDDASRARLGIDLGPAVSGSIPIKVVGKIGENDSRVGIEADLTSLRLDNILPGWVKVPGKSGKATFNVVKKEQSTLFQDIVVEGGGVSIKGSLEVDQNGDLMSANFPTYAPSDGDKTSLKAERGADGVVKVMMRGDVFDGRGFLKSAISGKEADKSKSRNIDLDIDVKLGAVAGFNGEALRSVDSKFSRRNGVVRAFTLAGKVGRDTAVTADLRGRGAGQGRDIIVLQTNDAGAFFRFTDTYSKMVGGQLSLAMEPPTVEPSAKDGLINVRDFSVKGEAALERAAAGAPAGAQSGISFSALRAEFTRQSGQLAIRDGVVKGPTIGATIEGSIDYVGNAVRMSGTFVPMYGLNNMFGQIPVLGLFLGGGSNEGLIGVTYEVVGTPGQPVLRVNPISAVMPGVLRKIFEFNTGKQNNNPIELPPNN